The proteins below are encoded in one region of Paenibacillus albus:
- a CDS encoding Ig-like domain-containing protein, producing MIRNRKWISFLIAALLVVQFAVGGFAAVPARVFAASSGPVISSFSPSNNATNVPTNTKLIFTFDENVKKGTGSAAIQIRKQLDNTVVASYVVASDSKVAISSANHSIVTVTPAANSLQLDTSYYVTIDSGAFANEGNGALYYGLSSAVGWTFTTLAGADTTPPVLKGSAPLSPVPNGISAVDSTLTMVFSEPVFATSDSITITNTARSNDKQSISVNSPYVTGSGTDTIVVQLPNVLKGSTGYEVNVPSGAFQDASGNLFAGIGTGVWRFTTTVPPLGTVTFQPEDNSYGVPVDSNLVLSFPGRVYVNSASPDKAIIIKKIADNSTVQSMSVTSSNITTSNGAGGTDIIINPTDNLAANTGYYVLIDAGAFINSSNKQYEGISDATAWNFTTNASNDTTPPTLLSNREPLSSQASTTIKLVMNFSEAVYQDRGNITIRSYPSGAVFATYDVRLSNVSGGGTTAITVLDSKKRFTNGDSYYVEIDSQAFSDSNGNYYAGLTSPTGWKFTVTTDTVKPSIVTLAPDNAAVDIPITGAHFELLFSEQIQIGNTSGVKLKQVSNMGNLSVDTTLSVDSTNNRKLLIDAAGTMSTSTNYYVEIASDTVTDMAGNNFNGILNTYQWTFQTSSSTSGAPVISKVELIGGTKVAITYNETLDSSVGATPVPANYYVTVNGSGRAVTAVSVSGRVVSLTLQGTVSYTQAVLVSYSQGATPVKDLTGTLAASFSGLSVTNVIDTTAPKQLSGSISGNMITLNLSEELSSVSTYSYTQFSVKINGSSRSVTQVYGSGRALFITYSGTAATSSQVVTLAYSSGSYPIRDLSNNALVSFSNFPIQNGVDTTSPVLQSVTSTSSTITLNYNEDLDSSYIPPVSSYYVTVNSVMRSASYIRISGSQVIITLTSAASANDSVMVSYMGGSPWLRDLSGNVAAVFSSMQANASSSTGTMALNGMIAKGDKITLTFDSSLNTAYQPSTSLFAVKVNGTARPISAAAVSGSTVVLTLYTPINVGDTVTVSYSTSNVGIRSTSGATAASFTDKTAANQTTWDDSTSGDYTSAPGGGLGIKTSAATTSSAVSPAGNGVNQFALTAETINNAYNTIRKTGGMEPKAVFTVPTTERAAMVALPLAALESVKKATPNASFVIAYQNVTYEIPLSALNYTQLGQMMNAASAVGQLVVSIDTNAGTLATPLTTQLNSARVQTLVNPVSFDIAVSSNGQTKHVDDFSGYLTRTIQTSAGLDGRQIAVVWLDPQSGKISYAPTQVTQENGQSVVSFKRKGNSVYAVVKGSVTYTDITKHWARNDILLLANKFIVEGNTLTTFAPNKAITRGEFAMFIAKGLGLTGDRSAAAKFKDVNTNTILAAYIGAASKAGIVQGMTDGSFKPNNSVTRQEMASMMVRAASAAGVQIVPKQTTANVLKKFTDRTKIGTWAQTDVAKAVEAGVINGMSNGTFGGKNNATRAEAAVMVKRLLNYLGFINI from the coding sequence TTGATCCGAAATCGTAAATGGATATCTTTCTTAATTGCAGCTTTATTAGTGGTTCAATTCGCAGTTGGAGGATTCGCTGCCGTACCGGCAAGGGTCTTTGCAGCTTCGAGCGGCCCTGTTATTTCAAGCTTCTCGCCGTCGAATAACGCGACGAATGTGCCTACGAACACGAAGCTGATTTTTACTTTTGATGAGAATGTGAAAAAAGGGACGGGTTCCGCTGCGATCCAGATCCGGAAGCAGCTCGACAACACCGTCGTGGCATCATACGTAGTTGCGAGCGATAGCAAGGTTGCCATTAGCTCTGCCAACCACAGTATCGTGACGGTGACGCCAGCGGCTAACTCGCTTCAGCTGGACACGAGCTATTATGTGACAATTGACAGCGGCGCTTTTGCGAATGAGGGCAATGGAGCGCTCTATTATGGGCTATCGAGTGCTGTAGGATGGACGTTCACGACGCTTGCTGGAGCAGATACGACCCCTCCAGTGTTAAAGGGCTCGGCTCCTTTATCTCCTGTTCCTAATGGTATCTCTGCTGTAGATAGCACGTTAACGATGGTATTTTCTGAGCCCGTGTTCGCGACAAGCGACAGCATTACGATTACTAATACGGCCAGATCTAACGACAAACAAAGTATTTCAGTCAACTCACCTTATGTGACAGGCAGTGGAACGGATACCATTGTCGTTCAATTGCCGAATGTGCTTAAAGGCAGTACAGGGTATGAAGTGAATGTACCAAGCGGTGCTTTCCAGGATGCTTCGGGCAATTTGTTCGCAGGCATTGGAACTGGAGTATGGCGATTTACGACAACGGTGCCGCCACTGGGTACCGTTACCTTCCAGCCTGAGGATAATTCTTATGGAGTCCCTGTCGATTCCAACCTGGTGCTAAGTTTTCCAGGGCGAGTGTATGTAAACAGCGCATCTCCAGATAAGGCAATCATAATAAAGAAGATCGCCGATAATAGCACGGTTCAATCCATGAGCGTGACATCCAGCAACATAACAACTTCTAATGGAGCCGGCGGCACGGATATCATTATTAATCCAACAGACAATCTTGCGGCGAATACAGGATACTATGTGCTCATAGATGCAGGGGCGTTCATTAATTCATCCAACAAGCAGTATGAAGGAATTTCTGATGCAACGGCTTGGAACTTCACGACGAACGCTAGCAATGACACAACGCCTCCGACTTTGCTATCGAATAGAGAGCCGCTTAGCAGCCAAGCCTCAACGACAATTAAGCTTGTTATGAATTTCAGTGAAGCGGTCTATCAAGATCGAGGGAATATCACGATTCGCAGCTACCCATCAGGCGCTGTGTTTGCTACTTATGATGTGAGGTTGAGCAATGTCAGCGGTGGCGGTACAACGGCAATCACGGTATTAGACAGCAAGAAAAGATTCACGAACGGTGATTCCTACTATGTTGAAATTGACAGTCAAGCTTTTTCTGATTCGAATGGCAACTATTACGCTGGTTTAACCAGTCCAACCGGATGGAAGTTTACAGTAACGACCGATACTGTCAAGCCGTCAATTGTAACATTGGCACCTGACAATGCAGCGGTTGATATACCTATTACAGGAGCTCATTTCGAGCTGCTGTTCAGTGAGCAGATTCAAATTGGAAACACTTCCGGGGTGAAGTTGAAACAGGTATCTAATATGGGTAACTTGTCGGTTGATACGACGTTATCTGTCGATTCGACAAACAATCGGAAGCTGTTAATCGATGCTGCGGGAACGATGTCGACTTCAACCAATTACTATGTGGAGATTGCTTCCGATACCGTTACAGACATGGCGGGCAATAATTTTAACGGCATTCTGAATACGTATCAATGGACATTCCAAACATCGAGCAGTACGTCAGGTGCCCCTGTAATATCAAAGGTGGAGCTGATTGGCGGCACAAAGGTTGCGATTACGTACAATGAAACTCTGGATTCCAGCGTGGGAGCTACGCCAGTGCCAGCGAATTACTACGTAACCGTGAACGGAAGTGGCCGTGCGGTTACAGCGGTTTCCGTCAGCGGTAGAGTCGTTTCGTTGACGCTGCAAGGAACGGTATCCTACACGCAAGCGGTACTAGTCTCATACTCGCAAGGAGCAACCCCAGTCAAAGACCTTACAGGAACACTGGCGGCGAGCTTCTCGGGTCTGAGTGTAACGAATGTAATCGATACAACAGCTCCCAAGCAGCTGAGTGGTTCCATTAGCGGTAACATGATTACGCTTAATCTAAGCGAAGAACTATCGAGCGTTAGCACTTATTCGTATACGCAGTTCAGCGTTAAGATTAATGGTTCTTCTCGCAGTGTAACGCAAGTGTATGGATCAGGCCGTGCATTATTCATAACTTACAGCGGCACCGCAGCAACGTCTTCACAAGTGGTCACGCTCGCGTATTCGTCTGGTTCGTATCCGATCCGGGATTTGTCGAACAACGCGCTCGTATCGTTTAGCAACTTCCCGATTCAGAATGGCGTTGATACAACATCGCCGGTGCTGCAGTCGGTGACCTCGACGAGCTCGACAATTACATTGAACTATAATGAGGATCTTGATTCTTCTTACATTCCGCCGGTCTCATCTTATTATGTGACTGTTAATAGCGTAATGCGTTCTGCTTCATACATTCGTATCAGCGGCTCGCAGGTAATCATCACTTTAACGTCTGCTGCTTCAGCCAATGATTCGGTTATGGTCTCCTACATGGGTGGTTCTCCATGGCTGAGAGATCTCAGCGGCAACGTTGCCGCTGTGTTCAGCAGCATGCAGGCCAATGCTAGTAGCTCAACAGGTACAATGGCACTTAACGGCATGATTGCCAAAGGCGATAAAATCACTTTGACGTTCGATTCGTCGCTGAACACAGCGTACCAACCGTCGACGTCCTTGTTTGCAGTGAAGGTTAATGGCACTGCACGTCCGATTTCCGCGGCGGCAGTAAGCGGATCCACCGTCGTGCTGACACTTTACACGCCAATTAATGTTGGCGACACGGTGACAGTGAGCTACAGCACAAGCAATGTCGGCATTCGCTCAACGTCCGGCGCGACTGCAGCGTCCTTCACTGATAAGACGGCAGCGAATCAGACCACTTGGGATGACAGCACGAGCGGTGATTACACTTCAGCGCCTGGCGGCGGTCTTGGTATCAAGACCTCGGCAGCGACGACGTCCTCCGCAGTGTCACCGGCAGGCAACGGCGTGAACCAGTTTGCGCTTACGGCGGAGACGATCAATAACGCCTACAATACGATTCGCAAAACAGGCGGTATGGAGCCGAAGGCTGTCTTCACCGTACCGACGACGGAGAGAGCGGCAATGGTTGCACTTCCATTAGCGGCGTTAGAATCCGTGAAGAAAGCGACACCGAATGCATCATTTGTCATCGCATATCAGAATGTAACTTATGAAATTCCGCTTAGCGCGCTGAATTACACGCAGCTCGGACAAATGATGAATGCAGCGAGTGCTGTCGGCCAGCTGGTCGTATCCATCGATACCAACGCAGGCACGCTGGCAACGCCACTGACGACACAGCTCAACAGTGCACGTGTCCAAACGCTGGTTAATCCGGTGAGCTTTGATATCGCGGTGAGCAGCAACGGTCAGACGAAACATGTTGATGATTTCAGCGGCTACTTGACCCGTACCATCCAAACCTCTGCGGGTTTGGATGGCAGACAAATCGCTGTTGTATGGCTAGATCCGCAATCTGGCAAAATCTCTTATGCACCTACACAGGTGACCCAAGAGAACGGCCAGAGTGTTGTTAGCTTCAAACGCAAAGGCAATAGCGTGTATGCCGTTGTGAAAGGCTCCGTAACGTATACCGATATTACGAAGCATTGGGCTCGCAACGACATTCTTCTGCTAGCAAACAAGTTTATTGTTGAAGGCAACACGCTGACGACATTCGCACCGAATAAAGCAATTACACGCGGCGAGTTTGCGATGTTCATTGCAAAGGGCCTTGGTCTCACGGGTGACCGCAGCGCAGCGGCGAAGTTCAAGGATGTGAACACGAATACGATACTTGCCGCTTACATTGGCGCAGCAAGTAAGGCGGGCATCGTTCAAGGAATGACAGACGGCTCCTTCAAGCCGAACAATTCAGTGACGCGCCAGGAGATGGCTTCAATGATGGTTCGTGCAGCGAGCGCGGCCGGTGTTCAAATCGTACCGAAGCAAACAACAGCGAATGTACTGAAGAAGTTTACAGACCGCACCAAGATCGGTACGTGGGCGCAGACAGACGTGGCGAAAGCTGTTGAAGCAGGCGTCATTAACGGGATGTCAAATGGCACGTTCGGCGGCAAGAACAATGCGACGCGCGCAGAGGCAGCCGTTATGGTGAAGCGACTGTTGAACTACTTGGGGTTCATTAATATTTAG
- a CDS encoding sensor histidine kinase has translation MDYRINDIDRVIKNAVLVMEDSKYQIFEICESARKEMFALGQELNQVIAETGAVIDKVDKLEMDYRRARIRLTEVSRDFVRYKEEDIKTAYEKATQLQLDLMVFREKETYLKSRRDELQQRVRGVEKSIERAESIASQINVVLEYLSGDLTQVTRILESAKNRQQIGLKIILAQEEERKRIAREIHDGPAQSLANIVLRTEIAERMLVKQEFQIVQEELIDLKSQVRSGIEEIRKIIFNLRPMALDDLGLVPTLRKYIQDFEEKSKIRTMFDTIGKEIRLPSAMEAGIFRMVQEAFTNAFKHANPSFVSLEITYQGQMMKIVVRDNGVGFNVDALESQVSDSNHFGLIGMRERVELLDGRMEIESKNDNGTKIIIHIPISADQRKE, from the coding sequence ATGGATTACCGCATAAACGACATCGATCGTGTAATTAAAAACGCGGTTCTTGTGATGGAGGACAGCAAATATCAGATCTTCGAAATTTGCGAGTCCGCGCGCAAGGAAATGTTTGCCCTAGGCCAAGAACTGAACCAGGTTATTGCTGAAACAGGAGCCGTTATCGATAAGGTTGATAAGCTGGAGATGGATTACCGCAGAGCGCGAATCCGCTTGACTGAAGTAAGCCGCGACTTTGTCCGATATAAGGAAGAGGACATCAAAACGGCATACGAAAAAGCGACGCAGCTGCAGCTCGATCTCATGGTTTTCCGGGAGAAAGAGACCTACTTGAAGTCTCGCCGCGATGAATTGCAACAGCGTGTGCGAGGCGTGGAGAAGTCGATAGAGCGTGCGGAATCCATTGCTTCGCAAATCAACGTCGTGCTTGAATATTTGTCGGGTGACCTCACGCAGGTCACTCGTATTCTTGAATCGGCTAAAAACAGGCAGCAAATCGGTTTGAAAATAATTTTGGCACAGGAAGAAGAGCGCAAGCGGATCGCAAGAGAGATTCATGATGGTCCTGCCCAGTCGCTCGCTAATATAGTTCTTAGGACGGAAATTGCAGAAAGAATGCTAGTGAAGCAGGAATTTCAAATCGTCCAGGAAGAATTAATAGATTTGAAGAGTCAAGTGCGCTCCGGCATCGAAGAAATCCGCAAAATCATTTTTAATCTGCGACCTATGGCTTTAGATGATCTGGGACTTGTGCCAACACTTCGCAAATATATTCAAGATTTTGAGGAAAAAAGTAAAATTCGGACGATGTTCGATACGATTGGCAAAGAAATTCGCCTTCCTTCGGCAATGGAAGCAGGCATCTTCCGCATGGTCCAGGAAGCGTTCACGAATGCGTTCAAGCATGCGAACCCATCCTTCGTCTCGCTCGAGATAACGTATCAAGGACAAATGATGAAGATTGTCGTAAGAGATAATGGTGTCGGTTTCAATGTCGATGCGTTGGAGTCGCAGGTAAGCGACAGCAACCACTTCGGGCTGATTGGCATGCGCGAGCGGGTTGAGCTGCTCGATGGAAGGATGGAGATTGAGTCTAAGAATGACAACGGCACAAAAATCATTATTCATATCCCGATAAGTGCGGATCAAAGAAAGGAGTAA
- a CDS encoding stalk domain-containing protein, whose translation MHRKESLNREPQMRKKQEKKNAKRLLVLSLGASLLIQPVSIALPSFAHAAGSDTGIAATQTQAQLVRLGEEILTAGAKRVDYTWTSKPGGVLSNVHVIEVDLTNPYVQLDVMNGKSGSVTGVGSVGNMVKNSGAVAGVNGDYFNTASSGKGAPIGAEVTGGALVSSPSKLTGMYAFAVTKDRKPLIDMFGFDGQVKAADGTTFALSGINKAAYRMDPDDAYSHVNAMYIYTSAWTQTRPDSTDSATTPTEVLVQNGVVTKFADNSMITGAIPADGYILRTHGKAAQYAREHLQVGQKVTASYNLVAQSTGEKVDPNSLQMLIGGHTILVDQGAAATYSRNPSSISPNSDRARTAVGYSKDGKKVFIITVEDSTASQGVTLPELQQLMVQLNVWRGVNLDGGGSTTMIDRPLGDTSTLLAFPTEYGTTQRQVTNGLGVFTTAPKGQLKGIIAKGSSVLFIGQQASYDMTAYDTFYNPLDPSALTKSWNVDDALGTFAGNTLTAVKAGKTNITVKSGAINDKLPLEIIGGSQIASMSVDPSTSVLEAGRSLSVPVHVTLTDGRKLTVPAASLKWEMSGFTGTMSGGTLAIGTVNAAAKAGYLIARYDGFSAMAVLAAGADKKFEDFEAKTYPISFQGTNGVMGTSTVVSGLTGTNTTNVLQLAYDFTNGTGTKAAYAVLNGSGRKVEGNPSSMTLDVMGDNSLNWIRAEFIDSKGAAQLVTIAKQVDWTGWKKIKVSLPADQMAYPITLKRLYVASLADGQDERELTGTIGWDNLSFQYPAVTPEPERVPIELKLGSKSAKVDGKPYSLDVAPVLLNGTTYLPLRFISEAMGAQVSWDPALKRVSVLRGSKLLEMRVGQTDFLLTGVRKQADVAPITRSGRTLVPVRLVSEQLGLKVDWDQKLGRITVS comes from the coding sequence ATGCACAGGAAAGAGAGTCTTAACAGAGAGCCGCAGATGCGCAAGAAACAGGAGAAGAAGAATGCGAAGCGGCTGCTTGTACTGTCATTGGGAGCATCACTGCTTATTCAGCCGGTATCTATAGCTTTGCCTTCATTTGCACACGCGGCGGGCAGCGACACAGGAATAGCAGCAACACAAACACAAGCACAGCTCGTGCGCCTCGGGGAAGAGATTCTGACGGCAGGCGCGAAACGAGTCGATTATACATGGACAAGCAAGCCTGGCGGAGTATTGTCGAACGTGCATGTCATAGAAGTAGATTTGACGAATCCGTATGTGCAGCTTGACGTCATGAATGGGAAGAGCGGCTCAGTGACGGGTGTAGGCTCTGTCGGCAATATGGTGAAAAACTCCGGCGCGGTAGCCGGCGTGAATGGCGATTATTTCAATACAGCCAGCAGTGGCAAAGGCGCGCCAATTGGTGCAGAAGTCACTGGCGGCGCATTGGTTTCGAGCCCATCTAAGCTGACGGGGATGTATGCTTTTGCCGTAACGAAGGATCGTAAGCCGCTTATTGATATGTTTGGCTTCGATGGACAAGTGAAGGCGGCAGATGGCACGACATTCGCTCTGTCCGGCATTAACAAGGCGGCCTACCGGATGGATCCGGACGATGCGTACAGCCATGTGAATGCGATGTATATCTATACGAGCGCATGGACGCAGACGCGGCCTGACAGTACAGATAGCGCGACGACGCCGACAGAAGTGCTCGTGCAGAATGGCGTCGTCACAAAGTTTGCGGACAACAGCATGATTACAGGCGCGATTCCGGCAGACGGTTACATTCTCCGTACGCACGGGAAGGCGGCGCAATACGCACGTGAGCATCTTCAAGTCGGCCAGAAGGTAACGGCTAGCTATAACCTGGTTGCGCAGTCGACTGGGGAAAAGGTTGACCCGAATTCGCTGCAAATGCTTATCGGCGGCCATACCATTCTCGTGGATCAAGGCGCAGCTGCTACATACTCGCGTAATCCAAGCAGCATCAGTCCGAACAGCGACCGTGCGCGTACGGCTGTGGGATATTCGAAGGACGGTAAGAAAGTATTCATTATTACCGTTGAGGATAGCACGGCAAGTCAAGGCGTGACACTTCCTGAGCTGCAGCAATTGATGGTGCAGTTAAATGTATGGCGCGGCGTTAATCTTGACGGCGGCGGTTCGACGACGATGATTGACCGTCCGCTTGGGGATACAAGCACGCTGCTTGCGTTCCCGACGGAGTACGGTACAACGCAGCGGCAAGTAACAAACGGTCTCGGTGTTTTCACTACCGCGCCGAAAGGTCAGCTTAAAGGCATCATCGCCAAAGGCAGCAGCGTCCTCTTTATCGGACAACAGGCGTCATACGATATGACCGCTTACGATACGTTCTACAATCCGCTCGATCCAAGCGCGTTAACGAAGTCTTGGAATGTGGACGATGCGCTCGGCACTTTCGCAGGCAATACGCTTACAGCCGTGAAGGCAGGCAAGACGAATATCACTGTGAAGTCTGGCGCAATTAACGACAAGCTGCCGCTCGAAATTATCGGGGGATCGCAGATCGCCTCGATGAGCGTAGATCCAAGCACATCCGTTCTTGAGGCAGGCAGGTCGCTGTCCGTTCCGGTGCATGTGACGCTTACTGACGGCCGGAAGCTAACCGTGCCAGCGGCTTCGCTGAAATGGGAAATGAGCGGATTTACAGGTACGATGAGCGGCGGTACGCTTGCGATCGGCACGGTGAATGCTGCGGCAAAAGCAGGGTATTTGATTGCTCGTTATGACGGATTTTCCGCGATGGCGGTACTCGCCGCAGGTGCCGACAAAAAATTTGAAGATTTTGAAGCGAAGACCTACCCAATTTCGTTCCAAGGTACGAATGGTGTAATGGGAACTTCTACCGTTGTATCGGGATTGACCGGTACGAACACGACGAATGTCCTGCAACTCGCTTATGATTTCACGAATGGGACCGGTACGAAGGCGGCTTACGCGGTGCTGAATGGCAGCGGACGTAAGGTTGAAGGCAATCCTTCTTCAATGACGCTTGACGTTATGGGCGACAACAGCTTGAACTGGATTCGGGCTGAATTCATCGACAGCAAAGGTGCTGCCCAATTAGTAACGATTGCTAAACAGGTTGACTGGACCGGATGGAAGAAGATTAAGGTATCTCTGCCGGCTGACCAGATGGCGTACCCCATTACCCTCAAACGTCTATACGTTGCTTCACTGGCGGACGGTCAGGATGAGCGGGAGCTGACAGGCACGATTGGCTGGGATAATCTATCCTTCCAATATCCTGCGGTTACGCCGGAGCCGGAGCGGGTTCCAATTGAGCTGAAGCTCGGTTCCAAGAGCGCGAAGGTAGACGGCAAGCCGTACAGCTTGGATGTAGCTCCAGTATTGCTGAATGGGACGACATATTTGCCGCTTCGTTTCATATCTGAGGCAATGGGAGCTCAGGTAAGCTGGGATCCTGCATTAAAGCGCGTATCCGTGCTTCGCGGCAGCAAGCTGCTGGAAATGCGGGTTGGCCAAACGGACTTCTTGCTCACAGGCGTGCGCAAGCAAGCCGATGTAGCGCCGATTACGCGCAGCGGACGGACGCTCGTTCCGGTTCGTCTCGTGTCCGAGCAGCTAGGTCTAAAGGTCGATTGGGATCAGAAATTGGGCAGGATTACCGTTTCGTAA
- a CDS encoding RNA polymerase sigma factor: MLVLKKLYAKCRGTRGHNRLFQVRGGREIRDEALIAQIRNGDREAYSELVAKYRDELYRLIWSVLRDKADAEDMLQEAFVRIYLSLGNYRGEGFKTWAARIAVNVAIDCKRSNARKAELLQREAVASSGTSAVQLHELPAETEVLNRDRKRRVRAMVGAMPEGYRSIVRSYFLEDRPQREIAEQEQLQIKSVESKLYRARQWMRKHWKEEDLE; this comes from the coding sequence TTGTTAGTCCTCAAAAAACTTTACGCAAAGTGCAGGGGTACGCGAGGGCACAATCGTCTATTCCAAGTGAGAGGGGGGAGAGAGATTCGAGACGAAGCGTTAATTGCACAAATTCGAAATGGGGATCGCGAGGCTTACAGCGAGCTTGTAGCGAAATATCGGGACGAGCTTTACCGACTGATCTGGAGCGTACTGCGGGATAAGGCAGATGCGGAGGATATGCTGCAGGAAGCATTCGTCCGAATCTACCTCTCCCTAGGGAACTATCGGGGCGAAGGATTCAAGACATGGGCGGCGCGGATAGCGGTGAATGTTGCGATTGACTGCAAACGGAGCAATGCCCGCAAGGCGGAGCTGCTGCAGCGAGAAGCTGTGGCAAGCAGCGGAACATCGGCGGTTCAGCTTCATGAGCTGCCTGCCGAGACTGAGGTATTGAATCGCGATCGCAAGCGACGGGTCCGGGCGATGGTTGGCGCGATGCCGGAAGGCTACCGCAGCATTGTACGATCGTATTTTCTGGAGGATCGGCCTCAGAGGGAAATTGCCGAGCAGGAGCAGCTGCAGATCAAGAGTGTCGAGTCGAAGCTGTACCGGGCGAGACAATGGATGCGCAAGCATTGGAAGGAGGAGGATTTGGAATGA
- a CDS encoding response regulator → MENNAVNGKRKIKVLIADDHQLFREGLKRILNMEEDLEVIGECNDGIQVLEFCNQNKPEVVLMDINMPIENGVVATERLRDIFPEVKVIILSIHDDESYVFETLRKGACGYLLKDMEAEALANAIRSVVSGYAYIHPKVTGKLINQLRRMTYLDEIGATSGAAATREAGVKFVAGDNNPLTRREAEVLRLMAEGKSNKMIGEFLFISEKTVKNHVSSILQKMEVDDRTQAVINSIKLGWVTL, encoded by the coding sequence ATGGAGAACAATGCTGTAAACGGCAAGCGCAAAATTAAAGTATTGATAGCTGACGACCACCAGCTTTTCCGCGAAGGCTTAAAGCGGATTCTAAATATGGAAGAAGATCTCGAAGTAATCGGCGAGTGCAATGACGGCATTCAAGTACTCGAGTTCTGCAATCAGAACAAACCGGAAGTCGTCCTGATGGATATTAATATGCCGATTGAGAACGGGGTCGTCGCAACCGAACGGCTGCGCGATATTTTCCCGGAGGTCAAAGTTATTATTCTTTCTATTCATGATGATGAAAGCTATGTCTTCGAAACATTGCGTAAAGGTGCATGCGGTTACCTGCTGAAGGATATGGAGGCAGAGGCGCTGGCAAATGCCATTCGTTCCGTTGTGAGCGGTTACGCGTACATTCATCCGAAGGTTACAGGCAAGCTGATTAATCAGCTGCGCCGCATGACATACCTCGATGAGATCGGTGCAACTTCGGGAGCGGCTGCAACGCGTGAAGCTGGCGTGAAGTTTGTCGCAGGCGATAACAACCCGCTGACCCGCCGTGAAGCCGAGGTGCTTCGTCTGATGGCAGAGGGCAAGAGCAATAAAATGATCGGCGAGTTCCTGTTTATTAGCGAGAAAACGGTCAAAAACCATGTCAGCAGCATTCTGCAGAAGATGGAAGTGGATGACCGGACGCAAGCCGTTATTAATTCAATTAAACTTGGCTGGGTAACGCTATAG
- a CDS encoding LiaI-LiaF-like domain-containing protein, whose amino-acid sequence MRQWRVGTWSMGAALIAMGVMLLASTLGGVKWLDQGIIWWPMLLILLGLEIVIYLWRSKSEQQAAMLRYDLFSIIVVAALGGCCLVFTTVSAAGLLDDVRGSIGANQVRVDAKAVTERIAVDVKRIVVQGESYWNGRVHLDADGSGAGQLQAFGACRYELREDAATPGSPELVETRQAGDTLYVTVKQPAVERHMLDDGAPSCDLTIVLPREKSVGVRPEAGIMLPVGTGLPEGWQVIR is encoded by the coding sequence ATGAGACAGTGGCGCGTAGGCACATGGTCAATGGGAGCAGCTCTTATTGCAATGGGCGTTATGCTGCTGGCTTCTACTCTTGGCGGCGTAAAGTGGCTGGACCAAGGCATCATCTGGTGGCCGATGCTGCTCATCCTGCTCGGGCTCGAGATTGTCATTTATCTGTGGCGAAGCAAATCCGAGCAGCAGGCAGCGATGCTTCGTTATGACTTGTTCAGCATTATCGTTGTAGCAGCGCTCGGCGGGTGCTGTCTCGTGTTTACGACCGTTAGCGCAGCTGGACTGCTTGATGATGTGCGCGGCAGTATTGGTGCAAATCAAGTACGTGTAGACGCAAAAGCGGTGACGGAGCGAATAGCGGTTGACGTGAAACGGATCGTGGTGCAAGGCGAGAGCTATTGGAACGGTCGCGTCCATCTTGATGCTGACGGAAGCGGTGCCGGTCAGCTTCAGGCGTTCGGAGCATGTCGATACGAGCTTCGGGAGGATGCTGCGACGCCTGGCTCGCCAGAGCTGGTAGAGACGCGTCAAGCTGGGGATACGTTGTACGTTACAGTGAAACAGCCAGCGGTAGAGCGGCATATGCTGGACGATGGCGCGCCATCATGTGATCTTACGATCGTGCTGCCGCGTGAGAAGTCGGTTGGCGTTCGGCCAGAGGCAGGAATCATGCTGCCGGTTGGGACGGGGCTGCCTGAGGGCTGGCAAGTGATTCGGTAA
- a CDS encoding anti-sigma factor: protein MNHRDEANLRDYAEDRLQEQERLETEAHLAECELCLMRYMDLLANEDVDGIQVERLSDQAADDITRLVMEQVRALEPALATMPAAELAVVAQVQSPPTNNAEEPIQRRKKVSRGSRKQTLIHYLIAVCIMLLLMSAGVFQRLVDQPEHWEAQQLSKREPVTTSIMERTSAVIDAIVEKPTK, encoded by the coding sequence ATGAACCATAGGGATGAAGCGAACCTGAGAGATTATGCGGAGGATAGGCTGCAGGAGCAGGAGAGGCTGGAGACGGAGGCGCATCTGGCGGAATGTGAGTTGTGTCTCATGCGCTATATGGACTTGTTGGCGAATGAGGACGTCGATGGCATACAGGTGGAGCGCTTAAGCGATCAGGCGGCGGATGACATTACGAGGCTAGTCATGGAGCAGGTGAGAGCGTTAGAGCCTGCGCTTGCGACGATGCCAGCGGCGGAGTTAGCGGTAGTAGCCCAAGTCCAATCTCCTCCTACGAACAATGCGGAAGAACCCATTCAGCGGCGAAAGAAGGTTAGCAGAGGCAGTCGTAAACAGACGCTCATTCATTACCTCATCGCGGTATGCATCATGCTGCTGCTTATGTCGGCTGGAGTATTCCAGCGGCTTGTCGACCAGCCCGAGCATTGGGAAGCGCAGCAGCTTAGCAAGCGCGAGCCGGTAACGACGTCGATTATGGAGCGTACGTCCGCGGTTATTGACGCCATTGTCGAGAAACCGACTAAATAA